gggttagcaAATGAGAGGAGAGTGTGTTCAGGCACATGGCAATCCTGCCTAGCTAAATGCCCTTTCCTCCTCCATCACTAGGTCGGCCATAATATTTCACCCTTATAGTTTTTCAAGCTTCACAACTAAACGGGCATTATTGCTCCAAATCACAGTTGAACGACcaggtctcttttttttttaagtgaagaGTTTAGTCAGCATTAAATTACAAACTTTATGGGAATACCCTTAACAGAATTGTGCATGTGTTTATCATGCTATGAATGCTGTGTATGTACTGACCTCAGTGCGGAAGGAAAATTGCATGTTGAAAACATTAGTTGCAAATTAATTTAGTTTGCATTGAGCAGATTGTGGttccttgattgattgattttgctCACTGGTTCGTCTCATTCAGTCTAGTAGCTTTCCCTACCTGGAACGTAACCAGTGGATATTTGAGCCAATCAACATGGCTAATTAAACAGGTTATTTAAACCAATTCAAGTGGCACAGCATAAATGGTTAAAGTGTGATGGATGTTGCACCCCATGTGTGATACCCTGTGATGCATGATATACACAAGACTATCAATTAAATAGAGAAGCAAAAGAAGAATGCGTTTAGAGAGCACCTTTTCATATCACAGGAACATGTTGAGCCACTTAGCatataattaattttttaaaatgtagttcCGAGTACTTAGATAATTAAGATAGCCATTTTGTGCACCAAGAACGATGGGATTAATAACTATTAATCTGGTAGGAATACAGATAAGCATATTTTGAAAAATAATGCACACACAATACCCAGTTTGTAAATCTGGGGTAAGTTTGAAATGAAGAATCTGTTCTCTGAACCCAGAATAGTTATGCCCTTGCGAATAAATGTATCATATATATGTATGTTTTATCCCTCAACGGGGAGATGGTGGTTTAGTGATAATGTCACTAATCCAGAACCTCAAGCTGTATTTTCCCTGCCCTTCTCTCCTGAAAGCAAGAAAACCTTGATGGGTTCAGTTCCACAGACTCTGATCATCCTCCGCAATTCACCTGTAGAGATGCATTTTCTAACTGGAGGACTTTAAACAATTCAACCTCTCAAAATTATAATTTGGTAATTTGTAAAAATAAtctttttcatttcagatggtaAATGATGAAGACATCATAACTGATTTTGAGATACCCAAATATCAGTATTTATACCAGAAGATGAATAGTCCTCCAGCCTATATAGTAAGTATACAGGCTTCATAAAAAGCACGATGATCCTGAAAGAAACATAGGCAAtttggggaaatttgaattctTTCAGAAATGGGCATGTTTGGGTCGGGTGGAGAGCTGTAGTCGTAAAAGTTTGAATCCCAAATCCAAACCACTCACTCCAGGTTTTAAGGGGAGTGTGATGAATTGTGGGAATAACCTTAACAGGTTATTGTCAGGCTGTCAACCCATCCCCAAGAGAAGACTGGGCACATTAAATATTATAATGATGTTGCATGTCTCATTTTTACACCTCATTTGAAATTGAACTCTGGTTGGCCAAGATTCCCAGGCCTCGCGAAACCCAACAACTAAGGTTTAAACCAAGGCGTTAATTTCCACTTGGCTCCCTTCAATCAGGCCTCAGACTTAAAATCTTGTCCGGAGGTCTCCCCATCCTCTGATCTCCAAGCTCTCCGCGATGGGAATGAAACACTCGCCAACCCAACACCAGATTCCCACACACCTGCAGGCTGTAAAACTATGCCCCAATGGGAATAAAAATTGGGAAAAAGGAACACCGGTTCGAATTGGTATTCTATTTTAAGGCATACAAGACTAGTTTGGAACAGTACTCTTTATTTCCCAGCTTTTACTGTTTTGTTTCCCATTGGACCTGTGAACTGCATTTTGCCGAACTAGAAACCAAGGCTGTCAATCAGATTGGCTTCTGGGCAGGGAATCTGTTGGTGATGTCTTCTGGGTTTTCTAATTGCTACTGAGCAACCACAACCCACCGCTCATGATAATTCACCTCTTGGTGTTGCCACTGTAGGAATTATTTTCTTAACAATGTCAACGAATAAAGGTAATTTGGAATGAAAGATGTGGCACTGTTTTTGTTGTGCCATTTATATTTTCTTCACATTGATTGAATTGTATTTATTAATTATTGTCCCAATTTTGGTTGTGTTCCAGCCAGACATCAGCGATAGGAAATTTCAGGAAAAGAGGAAGCTCCAATCAAACTTGCAGCAAAATACTGACTGACAATTTATCACAATTGCCTATTTATTTAAAAACATACTTTGTTGCGGAGAAGATTTGTTCAATATTTTGACATTAAGATTTAAGTGAAATGTATTGGTACATCGGACCAACTACATCTGATACTTTGAAGTAGCTAAGCATGTATCACTAGTAGAAGGAATACAGATAAATATTAGATTGTttccattgcctgaaagggtgtttCCTTTTCATTTTTGATAAGTGGATACATCTTTAATGTTTTCTACAGACAAACATTCTTGTAAGGATCATCAAGCCTTTGTCCATGTATTTAAGAACAAGGCATATTGCCATGTGAATTAACCATCTAACATTCTACCACAAGAACAAATGCTTCTAATAATTAACTTCTTATAACATACTTTGCTCAGAAATGCCCTGGCAATCAAATGAAAGTAAGGGCTTGATAAACTTCCAGTCATGGTCCATCAATTGCTCATGTTGTACAGCAAACTACGTTAAATCATTAGGGTTAACTCAAGAGAAGCCATTTCACTGAAAACTGAATTTAAATCCCTCCAAAATAACAACATAATTATATAATACAATTGTCAGATGTGAATGTAGAACATGCCATCTACATGGTAACTATTAACCTGACAATTCAGTCACCTGTATTGGGTTCTCAAACAATTTTCTTCTTCCTCCTTTCTAATTGGCTATTTTCTATTTTTAGTCACCAATCATCCAAAGCCTTTCTCCCCATCATTGTCAACGGAGCAAAAAAAACTCTGAAGTACAGTCAGTCAGTATCCCTAAAAATAACATGTAaccatttatttaaaataaacggACCCAGTTGGCTTTAAGGTCTTTTCTTATTTCTGTGaagctatagaatcatagaaattacaatgccgaaggaggccattcggcccatcgagtctgcaccagcctctaGAAAGtgccccccacccaaacccacacctccaccccatccccgtaacccagcaacctcacagaacctttttggacacagagggcaatttagcatggccaatcc
The sequence above is drawn from the Scyliorhinus canicula chromosome 16, sScyCan1.1, whole genome shotgun sequence genome and encodes:
- the gnrh3 gene encoding gonadotropin-releasing hormone 3 isoform X1, which codes for MEVTKIVSVHFLIAIVFTAHGCISQHWSHGWLPGGKRNAVSMDAYLEMVNDEDIITDFEIPKYQYLYQKMNSPPAYITSAIGNFRKRGSSNQTCSKILTDNLSQLPIYLKTYFVAEKICSIF
- the gnrh3 gene encoding gonadotropin-releasing hormone 3 isoform X2, producing the protein MEVTKIVSVHFLIAIVFTAHGCISQHWSHGWLPGGKRNAVSMDAYLEMVNDEDIITDFEIPKYQYLYQKMNSPPAYIPDISDRKFQEKRKLQSNLQQNTD